The Zonotrichia albicollis isolate bZonAlb1 chromosome 6, bZonAlb1.hap1, whole genome shotgun sequence genome window below encodes:
- the PYGL gene encoding glycogen phosphorylase, liver form codes for MSRPLSDQERRKQISIRGIVGAESVAELKRGFNRHLHFTLVKDRNVATPRDYYFALAHTVRDHLVGRWIRTQQYYYEKDPKRIYYLSLEFYMGRTLQNTMINLGLQNACDEAVYQLGLDMEELEEIEEDAGLGNGGLGRLAACFLDSMATLGLAAYGYGIRYEYGIFNQKIRDGWQVEEADDWLRHGNPWEKARPEYMLPVHFYGRVEHSASGAKWIDTQVVLALPYDTPVPGYMNNTVNTMRLWSARAPNDFNLRDFNVGDYIQAVLDRNLAENISRVLYPNDNFFEGKELRLKQEYFVVAATLQDIIRRFKASKFGSTDSVRTVFDSFPDQVAIQLNDTHPAMAIPELMRIFVDIEKLPWDKAWDITKRTFAYTNHTVLPEALERWPVNLVEKLLPRHLQIIYEINQRHLDHIASLFPNDVERLRRMSLIEEGDTKRINMAHLCIVGSHAVNGVAKIHSEIVKTQVFEDFAELEPEKFQNKTNGITPRRWLLLCNPGLAELIAEKIGEDYVRDLSQLTKLHKFVDDDLFIREVAKVKQENKVKFALYLEKEYKVKINPSSMFDVHVKRIHEYKRQLMNCLHIITMYNRIRRDPAKLFVPRTVIIGGKAAPGYHMAKMIIKLINAVAQVVNNDPVVGSKLKVIFLENYRVSLAEKVIPATDLSEQISTAGTEASGTGNMKFMLNGALTIGTMDGANVEMAEEAGEENLFIFGMRVEDVTELDRKGYNAQLYYDRLPELKQAVDQIKSGFFSPNDPNLFNDVVNMLFHHDRFKVFADYEAYVKCQEKVSELYLNSKAWTKMVIRNIAAAGKFSSDRTIKEYARDIWHVEPSDLKIPPPNEPRDAGQDKTPNGTAA; via the exons AGGATTTATTACCTCTCCCTGGAATTCTACATGGGGCGGACGCTGCAGAACACGATGATTAACCTGGGGCTGCAGAACGCCTGTGATGAGGCTGTCTACCAG CTCGGGCTGGACATGGAAGAGCTGGAGGAAATCGAGGaggatgctgggctgggcaaCGGGGGTCTGGGCAGGCTGGCAG CCTGCTTCCTGGACTCCATGGCCACGCTGGGGCTGGCAGCCTACGGCTACGGCATCCGCTACGAGTACGGCATCTTCAACCAGAAGATCCGGGACGGGTGGCAG GTGGAAGAGGCTGATGACTGGCTCAGGCATGGCAATCCCTGGGAGAAGGCCCGCCCTGAGTACATGCTGCCCGTGCACTTCTACGGCCGTGTGGAGCACTCTGCCTCTGGTGCCAAGTGGATTGACACCCAG gtggtgctggcactgccctacGACACGCCCGTGCCCGGCTACATGAACAACACGGTCAACACCATGCGCCTGTGGTCAGCCCGCGCTCCCAACGACTTCAACCTGCGCGACT tCAACGTTGGGGACTACATCCAGGCCGTGCTGGACAGGAACCTGGCCGAGAACATCTCCCGGGTGCTCTACCCCAACGACAAC TTCTTCgaagggaaggagctgaggctgAAGCAGGAGTACTTTGTGGTGGCTGCCACCCTGCAGGACATCATCCGCCGCTTCAAAGCGTCCAAATTCGGGAGCACGGACAGCGTCCGCACCGTGTTCGATTCCTTCCCGGACCAG GTTGCCATCCAGCTGAATGACACGCACCCTGCCATGGCCATCCCTGAGCTGATGAGGATTTTCGTGGACATTGAGAAGCTGCCATGGGATAAG GCCTGGGACATCACCAAGAGGACCTTTGCCTACACCAACCACACGGTGCTTCCCGAGGCCCTGGAGCGCTGGCCCGTGAACCTGGTGGAGAAGCTGCTCCCCAGGCACCTGCAGATCATCTATGAGATCAACCAGAGACACCTGGAT CACATCGCGTCCCTGTTCCCCAACGACGTGGAGCGGCTGCGGAGGATGTCCCTGATCGAGGAGGGGGACACCAAGAGGATCAACATGGCCCATCTCTGCATCGTGGGCTCCCACGCCGTCAACGGCGTGGCCAAGATCCACTCCGAGATCGTCAAGACTCAAGT GTTCGAGGACTTTGCGGAGCTGGAGCCGGAGAAGTTCCAGAACAAGACCAACGGGATCACCCCGCGGCgctggctcctgctctgcaaCCCGGGGCTGGCGGAGCTCATAGCAGAG AAAATCGGGGAGGACTACGTGCGGGACCTGAGCCAGCTGACCAAGCTGCACAAGTTCGTGGACGACGACCTCTTCATCCGGGAGGTGGCCAAAGTGAAGCAG gagAACAAGGTGAAGTTCGCGCTGTACCTGGAGAAGGAGTACAAGGTGAAGATCAACCCTTCCTCCATGTTCGACGTGCACGTGAAGAGGATCCACGAGTACAAGCGGCAGCTGATGAACTGCCTGCACATCATCACCATGTACAACC GAATCAGGAGGGATCCTGCAAAGCTCTTTGTGCCCAGGACAGTCATCATTGGAGGCAAG gctgccccaggATACCACATGGCTAAAATGATCATCAAGCTCATTAACGCCGTGGCTCAGGTGGTGAACAACGACCCCGTGGTGGGCAGCAAGCTGAAGGTCATCTTCCTGGAGAACTACAGGGTGTCCCTGGCAGAGAAAG TGATCCCTGCGACCGACCTGTCGGAGCAGATCTCCACAGCGGGCACCGAGGCCTCGGGGACAGGCAACATGAAGTTCATGCTGAACGGGGCTCTGACCATCGGCACCATGGATGGAGCCAATGTGGAGATGGCCGAGGAGGCTGGAGAGGAAAACCTCTTCATCTTTGGCATGAGGGTGGAGGATGTCACAGAGCTGGACAGGAAAGG GTACAACGCCCAGCTCTACTACGACCGGCTGCCCGAGCTGAAACAGGCTGTGGATCAGATTAAAAGTggcttcttctccccaaacgaCCCCAACCTCTTCAACGACGTGGTCAACATGCTCTTCCACCACGACAG GTTTAAAGTCTTTGCAGACTATGAGGCTTATGTCAAGTGCCAGGAGAAGGTCAGCGAGCTGTACCTG AACTCCAAGGCCTGGACCAAGATGGTCATCAGGAACATTGCAGCAGCTGGGAAGTTCTCCAGCGACCGCACCATCAAGGAGTACGCGCGGGACATCTGGCACGTGGAGCCCTCGGACCTGAAGATCCCCCCGCCCAACGAGCCCCGGGACGCGGGGCAGGACAAGACCCCCAATGGCACTGCAGCCTAG
- the ABHD12B gene encoding protein ABHD12B isoform X2, with the protein MWAWPVVGVVRTAMRRRGGVGDSGGGSGGDIVRAEGKLGVAQHGRAGRWWLPWLRTLLLAPLLTYVSFPFLIRLFPSLLNKFVYLNFLSFPLFVDFRRPELLVNNTINLYLTTEPGVTVGIWHTVPSSRGAEAQGKDQRWYEEALADAHPVIIYLHGNGGTRAARHRVQFLKAMGAADFHILALDYRGYADSTGYPSENGFNTDVLALYDWVKARSGNSSILFWGHSLGTGIATNAARKLQEERGVQIGAVVLESPYTNIRDAAANIPITKIFRQFPGFGYLILDSMARAGMFFPSDENVKTLSCPLLILHADDDGVVPPKLGHQLYETALQAYRDKSKVKLITFPQKLGLGHDYISFHPELPALVKDFLNMK; encoded by the exons ATGTGGGCGTGGCCTGTCGTTGGTGTCGTGCGCACAGCGatgcggcggcgcggcggggtcGGCgacagcggcggtggcagcggTGGCGACATTGTCCGGGCGGAGGGAAAGCTCGGTGTGGCCCAGCACGGGCG GGCCGGGCGCTGGTGGCTGCCATGGCTGCGCACGCTCCTCCTGGCCCCGCTCCTCACCTACgtctcctttcccttcctcatCCGCCTCTTCCCCAGCCTGCTCAACAAATTTGTCTACCTGAACTTCC TGTCCTTCCCTCTCTTTGTGGACTTTCGGCGGCCGGAGCTGCTGGTGAACAACACCATCAACCTGTACCTCACCACCGAGCCGGGCGTCACAGTTGGCATCTG gcacacggtgccaagcagcagagggGCCGAGGCGCAGGGCAAGGACCAGCGCTGGTACGAGGAGGCTCTGGCTGATGCCCACCCTGTGATCATCTacctgcacggcaatgggggcaCCAG GGCTGCGAGACACCGTGTCCAGTTCTTGAAG GCCATGGGGGCTGCTGACTTCCACATCCTGGCTCTCGACTACAGAG gcTATGCAGACTCCACTGGATACCCCTCAGAGAATGGCTTCAACACAGATGTCCTGGCACTCTATGACTGGGTGAAAGCACGGAGTGGGAACAGCAGCATCCTCTTCTGGGGAcattccctggggacagg GATTGCCACCAATGCAGCGAGGAAACTGCAGGAGGAGCGAG ggGTCCAGATTGGTGCTGTTGTCCTGGAGTCTCCCTACACCAACATCCGAGACGCAGCTGCCAACATCCCCATCACcaag ATCTTCCGGCAGTTCCCAGGTTTTGGGTACCTCATCCTGGACTCCATGGCTCGGGCAGGAATGTTCTTCCCCAGTGATGAGAA TGTGAAGACGCTGAGCTGCCCCCTCCTCATCCTGCACGCAGATGATGATGGAGTCGTGCCTCCAAAGCTGGGACACCAG CTCTACGAGACAGCACTGCAGGCCTACAGGGACAAATCCAAGGTGAAGTTAATCACCTTCCCCCAAAAGCTGGGCTTGGGCCACGACTACATCTCCTTCCACCCGGAGCTGCCTGCCCTGGTGAA AGACTTCTTAAACATGAAGTGA
- the ABHD12B gene encoding protein ABHD12B isoform X1, producing the protein MLRPAMRRRGGVGDSGGGSGGDIVRAEGKLGVAQHGRAGRWWLPWLRTLLLAPLLTYVSFPFLIRLFPSLLNKFVYLNFLSFPLFVDFRRPELLVNNTINLYLTTEPGVTVGIWHTVPSSRGAEAQGKDQRWYEEALADAHPVIIYLHGNGGTRAARHRVQFLKAMGAADFHILALDYRGYADSTGYPSENGFNTDVLALYDWVKARSGNSSILFWGHSLGTGIATNAARKLQEERGVQIGAVVLESPYTNIRDAAANIPITKIFRQFPGFGYLILDSMARAGMFFPSDENVKTLSCPLLILHADDDGVVPPKLGHQLYETALQAYRDKSKVKLITFPQKLGLGHDYISFHPELPALVKDFLNMK; encoded by the exons ATGCTCCGTCCTG CGatgcggcggcgcggcggggtcGGCgacagcggcggtggcagcggTGGCGACATTGTCCGGGCGGAGGGAAAGCTCGGTGTGGCCCAGCACGGGCG GGCCGGGCGCTGGTGGCTGCCATGGCTGCGCACGCTCCTCCTGGCCCCGCTCCTCACCTACgtctcctttcccttcctcatCCGCCTCTTCCCCAGCCTGCTCAACAAATTTGTCTACCTGAACTTCC TGTCCTTCCCTCTCTTTGTGGACTTTCGGCGGCCGGAGCTGCTGGTGAACAACACCATCAACCTGTACCTCACCACCGAGCCGGGCGTCACAGTTGGCATCTG gcacacggtgccaagcagcagagggGCCGAGGCGCAGGGCAAGGACCAGCGCTGGTACGAGGAGGCTCTGGCTGATGCCCACCCTGTGATCATCTacctgcacggcaatgggggcaCCAG GGCTGCGAGACACCGTGTCCAGTTCTTGAAG GCCATGGGGGCTGCTGACTTCCACATCCTGGCTCTCGACTACAGAG gcTATGCAGACTCCACTGGATACCCCTCAGAGAATGGCTTCAACACAGATGTCCTGGCACTCTATGACTGGGTGAAAGCACGGAGTGGGAACAGCAGCATCCTCTTCTGGGGAcattccctggggacagg GATTGCCACCAATGCAGCGAGGAAACTGCAGGAGGAGCGAG ggGTCCAGATTGGTGCTGTTGTCCTGGAGTCTCCCTACACCAACATCCGAGACGCAGCTGCCAACATCCCCATCACcaag ATCTTCCGGCAGTTCCCAGGTTTTGGGTACCTCATCCTGGACTCCATGGCTCGGGCAGGAATGTTCTTCCCCAGTGATGAGAA TGTGAAGACGCTGAGCTGCCCCCTCCTCATCCTGCACGCAGATGATGATGGAGTCGTGCCTCCAAAGCTGGGACACCAG CTCTACGAGACAGCACTGCAGGCCTACAGGGACAAATCCAAGGTGAAGTTAATCACCTTCCCCCAAAAGCTGGGCTTGGGCCACGACTACATCTCCTTCCACCCGGAGCTGCCTGCCCTGGTGAA AGACTTCTTAAACATGAAGTGA